One genomic region from Solwaraspora sp. WMMD792 encodes:
- a CDS encoding Na(+)/H(+) antiporter subunit C produces the protein MPPNIVLVLTVGVLFAAGVTLLLERSLTRVVLGVVLLGNGANLLILLGGRPGGAPIAEVTADEEMSDPLPQALILTAIVITLGLTAFLLAMAYRSWLLFGHDEVQDDLEDRLIVQRALADQGPNAEDDAEDSDDHDTDPIDAIGAPRTAPARAGDLDRSDP, from the coding sequence ATGCCGCCCAACATCGTGCTCGTCCTGACCGTCGGGGTGCTCTTCGCCGCCGGCGTCACCCTGTTGCTGGAACGCAGTCTCACCCGGGTGGTGCTCGGGGTGGTCCTGCTCGGCAACGGGGCGAACCTGCTGATCCTGCTGGGTGGGCGGCCCGGCGGGGCACCCATCGCCGAGGTGACCGCCGACGAGGAGATGAGCGACCCGCTGCCGCAGGCGCTCATCCTCACCGCGATCGTGATCACGCTCGGGCTCACCGCGTTCCTGCTCGCCATGGCGTACCGCAGTTGGCTGCTCTTCGGCCACGACGAGGTCCAGGACGACCTGGAGGACCGGCTCATCGTGCAGCGCGCCCTCGCCGACCAGGGACCTAACGCCGAGGACGACGCCGAGGACAGCGACGACCACGACACCGACCCGATCGACGCGATCGGTGCCCCCCGTACCGCCCCGGCCCGCGCCGGCGATCTCGATCGGAGCGACCCGTGA
- a CDS encoding pyridoxamine 5'-phosphate oxidase family protein gives MYPATARTTAARRPSRVTYQRTEAHRILDEAYHCCLAFVADGAPRALPTLHVRVDETLYLHGSTASTPLLAARDPQGLAVCVAVTLLDGLVYARAQAHHSANYRSVVVHGTARLVSDPADKRRALDALIDKAAPGRAADSRPPTSRELAQTAVLAVALDEVSVKARTGDPVDEPADLALPYWAGVLPLRTVADPPQSAAGVTSAAPSYLTAAAPVAATAPAHPDTVPQRTP, from the coding sequence ATGTACCCCGCCACCGCCCGCACCACCGCCGCACGACGCCCCAGCCGGGTCACCTACCAGCGCACCGAGGCGCACCGCATCCTCGACGAGGCGTACCACTGCTGCCTGGCGTTCGTCGCCGACGGTGCGCCCCGGGCACTGCCCACCCTGCACGTACGCGTCGACGAGACCCTGTACCTGCACGGCTCCACCGCGAGCACCCCCCTGTTGGCCGCCCGCGACCCACAAGGGCTCGCCGTCTGTGTGGCCGTCACCCTGCTCGACGGCCTGGTCTACGCCCGCGCCCAGGCGCACCACAGCGCCAACTACCGGTCAGTCGTCGTGCACGGCACCGCCCGGCTGGTCAGCGACCCGGCCGACAAGCGGCGGGCACTCGACGCCCTGATCGACAAGGCGGCACCGGGCCGGGCCGCGGACAGCCGGCCACCGACGAGCCGGGAACTCGCGCAGACAGCGGTGCTCGCCGTCGCTCTCGACGAGGTGTCGGTCAAGGCCCGCACCGGTGACCCCGTCGACGAGCCGGCCGACCTCGCGCTGCCGTACTGGGCCGGGGTGCTGCCGTTGCGCACCGTCGCCGACCCGCCGCAATCCGCCGCCGGAGTCACCTCGGCGGCGCCGAGCTACCTCACCGCCGCAGCCCCGGTGGCGGCCACCGCCCCGGCACACCCGGACACGGTGCCGCAGCGCACACCTTGA
- the leuE gene encoding leucine efflux protein LeuE translates to MSPMLGITDIWTYVLGTVAIVLLPGPNSLFVLSTAARRGVRHGYRAAGGVFLGDTVLMVLSAAGVASLLKTHPAMFTVIKYAGAAYLGYVGVTMFRGAWRRWRRRDDPAAPRLVDAAEPAAVRHPFRRATVISLLNPKAILFFVSFFIQFVDPAYPYPALSFLLLGAIAQLFSVIYLTVLIFTGTYLAMQFRQRRRLAATVTSGVGALFLGFGIKLATASAGAA, encoded by the coding sequence ATGTCCCCCATGCTGGGCATCACCGACATCTGGACGTACGTTCTGGGCACCGTGGCGATCGTCCTGCTGCCCGGGCCGAACTCGTTGTTCGTCCTGTCCACCGCCGCCCGACGCGGCGTGCGGCACGGCTACCGGGCGGCCGGCGGCGTCTTCCTCGGCGACACGGTGCTGATGGTGCTCTCCGCAGCCGGGGTCGCCTCCCTGCTCAAGACCCATCCGGCGATGTTCACCGTGATCAAGTACGCCGGGGCGGCCTACCTCGGCTATGTCGGTGTCACCATGTTCCGTGGTGCCTGGCGGCGCTGGCGGCGGCGCGACGACCCGGCCGCGCCCCGGTTGGTGGACGCCGCCGAGCCGGCGGCGGTGCGCCACCCGTTCCGGCGGGCGACGGTGATCAGCCTGCTGAACCCGAAGGCGATCCTGTTCTTCGTGTCATTCTTCATCCAGTTCGTCGACCCGGCGTACCCGTACCCGGCGCTGTCGTTCCTGCTGCTCGGCGCGATCGCTCAGCTGTTCAGCGTCATCTACCTGACCGTGCTGATCTTCACCGGGACGTACCTGGCGATGCAGTTCCGGCAGCGGCGCCGGCTCGCCGCGACGGTCACCAGCGGGGTGGGCGCTCTGTTCCTCGGCTTCGGGATCAAGCTGGCCACCGCCAGCGCCGGAGCGGCCTGA
- the mnhG gene encoding monovalent cation/H(+) antiporter subunit G produces the protein MNGVLTVLSGTLLIGGALLSLAASIGLLRFPDVAARIHAATKPQVLGLLLVLSGLALRLQSGTELATLLMVAVFQMATAPVAAHIIGRAAYRADLVRRDLLVTDEADGMAVDGTGGDGTGGQRRATI, from the coding sequence GTGAACGGGGTGCTGACCGTACTGTCCGGCACGCTGCTGATCGGCGGCGCGCTGCTCAGCCTGGCGGCCAGCATCGGTCTGCTGCGCTTCCCCGACGTCGCCGCCCGGATACACGCGGCGACCAAGCCGCAGGTTCTCGGCCTGCTACTGGTCCTCAGTGGGCTGGCGCTGCGGCTGCAGAGCGGCACCGAACTGGCCACTCTGCTGATGGTGGCGGTCTTCCAGATGGCGACCGCGCCGGTCGCGGCCCACATCATCGGCCGGGCTGCCTACCGGGCCGATCTGGTCCGGCGCGACCTGCTGGTCACCGACGAGGCGGACGGAATGGCGGTCGACGGCACCGGCGGCGACGGAACCGGTGGGCAGCGGCGGGCCACTATATAA
- a CDS encoding Na+/H+ antiporter subunit D, which produces MSFLVPLPVIVPLLGAGITLVLARHPRAQRTTSVAALTVTFGVALALLITAHIEGPQVVRVGGWPVPLGIVLVADQLATLMLVVSTAVTLCVLLYSIGEGRADGRESTPVAIYHPTYLILTAGVTNAFLSGDLFNLYVGFEILLGASYVLLTLGGTEVRIRAGTTYVVVSILSSVIFLTAIGLVYAATGTVNLAQLADRLDGLPDDLRLVLQLMLLLAFGIKAAVFPLSAWLPDSYPTAPAPVTAVFAGLLTKVGVYAIIRTETLLFPGGRTRDLLLVVALLTMVVGILGAVAQSDIKRLLSFTLVSHIGYMLFGIALGTAAGLAAAIFYVVHHITVQTTLFLATGLVERRGGSTNLERLGGLARAAPLLAALFFLPALNLAGIPPFSGFLGKLGLLQAGVADGGPLVWAVVAGAVLTSLLTLYTVTRVWNLAFWRKTAPQATAGGPATVPATAAAPAPAAATQPATTPSATRAVSGVRVPSTDSASTPLAADGPGSVEPMPPLLVGATTALVLLGLALTVLAGPLFQIGTEAAANLVSRTPYVDAVFPPGGAR; this is translated from the coding sequence GTGAGTTTCCTGGTGCCGTTGCCGGTGATCGTGCCGCTGCTCGGCGCGGGGATCACCCTGGTGCTGGCCCGGCATCCGCGTGCCCAGCGGACCACCAGCGTCGCCGCCCTCACCGTCACCTTCGGCGTCGCGCTCGCCCTGTTGATCACCGCCCACATCGAGGGACCCCAGGTGGTACGGGTGGGTGGCTGGCCGGTGCCGCTGGGTATCGTGCTGGTCGCCGACCAGCTCGCCACCCTGATGCTGGTGGTCTCCACCGCGGTGACGCTCTGCGTACTGCTGTATTCGATCGGTGAAGGCCGCGCTGACGGCCGGGAGAGCACACCGGTGGCGATCTACCACCCGACGTACCTGATTCTCACCGCCGGAGTGACCAACGCGTTCCTCTCCGGCGACCTGTTCAACCTGTACGTCGGGTTCGAGATCCTGCTCGGTGCCAGCTACGTGCTGCTCACCCTCGGCGGCACCGAGGTACGGATCCGGGCCGGCACGACGTACGTCGTGGTCAGCATCCTCTCCTCGGTCATCTTCCTCACCGCGATCGGGCTGGTCTACGCCGCCACCGGCACGGTGAACCTGGCGCAGCTGGCCGACCGGCTCGACGGACTCCCCGACGACCTGCGGCTGGTGCTGCAGCTGATGCTGCTCCTCGCGTTCGGCATCAAGGCCGCGGTGTTCCCGCTGTCGGCCTGGCTGCCGGACAGCTACCCGACCGCGCCGGCTCCGGTCACCGCCGTCTTCGCCGGTCTGCTGACGAAGGTCGGCGTCTACGCGATCATCCGTACCGAGACGTTGCTGTTCCCCGGCGGACGCACCCGCGACCTGCTGCTGGTGGTCGCGCTGCTGACCATGGTGGTCGGCATCCTCGGTGCCGTCGCGCAGTCGGACATCAAGCGGCTGCTCTCGTTCACCCTGGTCAGTCACATCGGCTACATGCTGTTCGGGATCGCGCTCGGCACCGCCGCCGGACTGGCGGCGGCGATCTTCTACGTGGTGCACCACATCACCGTCCAGACCACGCTGTTCCTGGCGACCGGACTGGTGGAGCGTCGGGGCGGCAGCACCAACCTGGAACGTCTCGGCGGACTGGCCCGGGCCGCGCCGCTGCTCGCCGCACTGTTCTTTCTGCCGGCGTTGAATCTGGCCGGCATACCACCGTTCTCCGGGTTCCTCGGCAAGCTCGGGTTGCTGCAGGCCGGAGTCGCCGACGGCGGCCCGCTGGTCTGGGCGGTCGTCGCCGGTGCCGTGCTGACCAGCCTGCTCACCCTGTACACGGTGACCCGGGTGTGGAATCTCGCCTTCTGGCGCAAGACCGCCCCGCAGGCCACAGCGGGCGGTCCGGCTACGGTACCGGCGACTGCTGCGGCACCGGCACCTGCTGCGGCCACCCAGCCGGCGACGACGCCGTCCGCGACCCGGGCGGTGTCCGGTGTCCGGGTGCCGTCCACCGACTCGGCCTCCACCCCGCTCGCCGCCGACGGCCCGGGTTCGGTGGAACCGATGCCGCCCCTGCTGGTCGGCGCGACCACCGCACTGGTGCTGCTCGGTCTGGCGCTGACCGTGCTGGCCGGACCGTTGTTCCAGATCGGCACCGAGGCGGCGGCCAACCTGGTGAGCCGGACGCCGTACGTCGACGCGGTCTTCCCGCCGGGAGGAGCCCGATGA
- a CDS encoding hemolysin family protein, with protein MSTGWALLTSLVLLALNGFFVAAEFALVASKRYRLEQAAAGGSRAARAALDGSRELSLMLAGAQLGITVCTLGLGALAEPAVERLMAPLLERAGLPYAASHLVAFLFALALVVFLHLVVGEMAPKSWAITHPERSALLLALPFRAFARVSRPVLSGLNAIANAVLRAFRVEPQDQLAQVHGPDELRILLEQSREHGLLPPDQHELLAKMLQLERTTVRDVMQPVDQVVAVARTDTAERVEELSRGSGRSRLVVCGEAGDLIGIVHVRDAVRANTCDGAPTAESLMSRPFLLPATATVTEAVAAMRADQVQLALVTNGAGADRPIGFVALEDLLEEVIGEFDDETDTVPRGRRMR; from the coding sequence GTGAGCACCGGGTGGGCGTTGCTGACCTCACTGGTGCTGCTCGCCCTGAACGGGTTCTTCGTGGCCGCGGAGTTCGCCCTGGTGGCGAGCAAGCGGTACCGCCTGGAACAGGCCGCGGCGGGCGGCTCGCGGGCGGCCCGGGCGGCGCTGGACGGCTCCCGCGAGCTGTCGCTGATGCTCGCCGGGGCGCAGTTGGGCATCACCGTCTGCACCCTCGGCCTGGGCGCGTTGGCCGAGCCGGCGGTGGAGCGGCTGATGGCGCCGCTGTTGGAACGGGCCGGTCTGCCGTACGCGGCCAGTCACCTGGTCGCGTTCCTGTTCGCCCTCGCCCTGGTGGTCTTCCTGCACCTGGTGGTCGGCGAGATGGCACCGAAGTCGTGGGCGATCACCCACCCGGAGCGGTCGGCACTGCTGCTGGCGCTGCCGTTCCGGGCGTTCGCCCGGGTGTCCCGGCCGGTCCTGTCCGGGTTGAACGCGATCGCCAATGCCGTGCTGCGGGCGTTCCGGGTCGAACCGCAGGACCAGCTCGCCCAGGTGCACGGCCCGGACGAGCTGCGCATCCTGCTGGAACAGTCGCGGGAGCACGGCCTGCTGCCGCCGGACCAGCACGAACTGCTGGCCAAGATGCTCCAGCTGGAGCGCACCACCGTCCGGGACGTGATGCAGCCGGTGGACCAGGTCGTCGCGGTGGCCCGGACGGACACCGCCGAGCGGGTGGAGGAGCTGTCCCGGGGCAGCGGCCGGTCCCGTCTGGTGGTCTGCGGGGAGGCCGGCGATCTGATCGGCATCGTGCACGTACGCGACGCGGTGCGGGCGAACACCTGCGACGGCGCGCCGACCGCCGAATCGCTGATGAGCCGGCCGTTCCTGCTGCCGGCGACGGCCACCGTCACCGAGGCGGTGGCGGCGATGCGCGCCGACCAGGTCCAGCTGGCGCTGGTCACCAACGGTGCCGGGGCCGACCGGCCGATCGGTTTCGTGGCGTTGGAGGACCTGCTGGAGGAGGTCATCGGCGAGTTCGACGACGAGACCGACACCGTACCGAGAGGCCGGCGGATGCGCTGA
- a CDS encoding monovalent cation/H+ antiporter complex subunit F, translated as MTFVAVVVTVLLAVAALLTVGRIIRGPTLLDRVVAAEVLIAIIVGGLAAEAAVNRHATTLPVLVVLSLLGFVGSVSIVRFVAARPPAVAAAEREQR; from the coding sequence ATGACCTTCGTAGCCGTTGTGGTGACCGTCCTGTTGGCCGTGGCGGCCCTGCTGACCGTCGGGCGGATCATCCGTGGTCCGACACTGCTCGACCGGGTGGTGGCCGCCGAGGTGCTGATCGCCATCATCGTCGGTGGGCTCGCCGCCGAGGCGGCGGTCAACCGGCACGCCACCACCCTGCCGGTGCTCGTGGTGCTGTCCCTGCTCGGGTTCGTGGGCTCGGTCAGCATCGTCCGGTTCGTCGCCGCCCGCCCGCCCGCGGTCGCCGCCGCCGAACGGGAGCAACGGTGA
- a CDS encoding hemolysin family protein — MLIVFGLFLITVLTVATGYFVAQEFGYVAVDRGRLRTLADRGDPAAARALRVTSRLSFMLSGAQLGITVTALLVGYVAEPYLGAGLSELLGGVGVPPAASLTISVGLALIISTVVQMVLGELAPKNLALARAETLARALSRSTLIYLAVAGPLIRMFDIAANRLLRRVGIEPIEELPSGATAEDLGQIIAESRQEGHLDSAMSTLLDRGLHFRQLTAGEAMVPRVDVHTVRVDAPLTGLVELLDTGHSRFPVHGSDGVDDLVGIASIADVLTVPPSRRAVTTVAAVMVPPLLVPETLPLPAVLDRLRKGHRQLACVVDEYGGFAGVITLEDIAEELVGPIRDEDDPPEPAPARQPDGSWLVPARWRIDEVADTTGVELPTAPEYDTLSGLVMRELGRVPEVGDQISISLDEMTAGNGHHPARRAVLHVISVDRHVPDSVRLEVIG; from the coding sequence GTGCTGATCGTCTTCGGTCTCTTTCTGATCACCGTGTTGACGGTCGCGACCGGGTACTTCGTCGCCCAGGAGTTCGGCTACGTCGCCGTCGACCGGGGTCGGCTGCGGACCCTGGCCGACCGGGGCGACCCGGCCGCCGCCCGGGCGTTGCGGGTGACCAGCCGGCTGTCGTTCATGCTCTCCGGCGCCCAGTTGGGGATCACGGTCACCGCGTTGCTGGTCGGCTACGTCGCCGAGCCGTACCTCGGCGCCGGACTGTCCGAGCTGCTCGGTGGGGTCGGTGTTCCGCCGGCCGCCAGCCTGACCATCTCGGTCGGGCTGGCGCTGATCATCTCGACCGTGGTGCAGATGGTCCTCGGCGAGCTGGCCCCCAAGAACCTCGCCCTCGCCCGGGCCGAGACGTTGGCCCGGGCGCTCAGCCGGTCGACCCTGATCTACCTGGCCGTCGCCGGACCACTGATCCGGATGTTCGACATCGCGGCGAACCGGTTGCTACGGCGGGTCGGCATCGAGCCGATCGAGGAGCTGCCCAGTGGCGCCACCGCCGAGGACCTCGGCCAGATCATCGCCGAGTCCCGCCAGGAGGGGCACCTCGACTCGGCGATGTCCACGCTGCTCGACCGAGGGCTGCACTTCCGGCAGCTGACCGCCGGCGAGGCCATGGTGCCGCGGGTCGACGTGCACACGGTACGGGTCGACGCGCCGCTGACCGGGCTGGTCGAGCTGCTGGACACCGGGCACTCCCGGTTCCCGGTGCACGGCTCGGACGGCGTCGACGACCTGGTCGGCATCGCCAGCATCGCGGACGTGCTCACCGTACCGCCGTCGCGACGGGCGGTGACGACGGTCGCGGCGGTGATGGTCCCCCCGCTGCTGGTGCCCGAGACCCTGCCGCTGCCGGCGGTGCTGGACCGGCTGCGTAAGGGGCACCGGCAGCTGGCCTGCGTGGTCGACGAGTACGGCGGCTTCGCCGGGGTGATCACCCTGGAGGACATCGCCGAGGAGCTGGTCGGCCCGATCCGGGACGAGGACGACCCGCCGGAGCCGGCCCCGGCCCGCCAGCCGGACGGCTCCTGGCTGGTGCCGGCCCGCTGGCGAATCGACGAGGTCGCCGACACCACCGGTGTCGAGCTGCCGACCGCCCCCGAGTACGACACCCTCTCCGGCCTGGTCATGCGGGAACTGGGCCGGGTGCCGGAGGTTGGCGACCAGATCTCGATCAGCCTGGACGAGATGACCGCCGGCAACGGCCACCATCCGGCCCGGCGGGCCGTACTGCACGTGATCTCCGTCGACCGGCACGTGCCCGACTCGGTACGGCTGGAGGTGATCGGGTGA
- a CDS encoding Na+/H+ antiporter subunit E produces the protein MSPVSRAARWRTQIVAVAALVVLWNLFYGRFSVGNLLGGTVVALVVVTVFPLPPVAFEGRIRPLAVLRFLIRFVVDLFTASAQVAWTAVRFGHTPRSAVIAVRLRVRTDLNLTLTAEALSLIPGSLIVEADPASGTLYVHVLDVVDHRDVERARRKVLALEERIVRAVGSADDVRHLDDPRPADHPLSEDDPRPGNGENR, from the coding sequence ATGAGTCCGGTGTCCAGGGCCGCGCGCTGGCGTACCCAGATCGTCGCGGTCGCCGCTCTGGTGGTGCTGTGGAACCTGTTCTACGGGCGGTTCTCCGTCGGCAACCTGCTCGGCGGGACGGTCGTCGCGCTGGTGGTGGTCACCGTCTTCCCACTGCCGCCGGTCGCCTTCGAGGGCCGGATCCGGCCGCTGGCTGTGCTGCGCTTCCTCATCCGGTTCGTCGTCGACCTGTTCACCGCGAGCGCGCAGGTGGCCTGGACCGCCGTCCGGTTCGGGCACACGCCGCGCAGCGCGGTCATCGCGGTGCGGCTACGGGTCCGGACGGACCTGAACCTGACCCTCACCGCGGAGGCGTTGTCGTTGATCCCGGGCAGCCTCATCGTCGAGGCCGACCCGGCCAGCGGCACCCTCTACGTTCACGTGCTCGACGTCGTCGATCACCGTGACGTCGAGCGGGCCCGGCGGAAGGTGCTGGCGTTGGAGGAGCGGATCGTCCGCGCCGTCGGCTCGGCGGACGACGTACGGCATCTCGACGATCCTCGCCCGGCCGACCATCCCCTTTCCGAAGACGATCCCCGCCCAGGGAACGGAGAGAATCGATGA
- a CDS encoding Na+/H+ antiporter subunit A — MLVLLIVHLVTALVAPVLVRWWGPRACYLLAAAPGAAAGWALANTGAVRDGATLDETYRWVPQLGLDLTFRVGTLSWLMVLLVGGVGALVLIYCARYFAPGEPGLGRFTANFVGFAGAMLGLVLADDLILLYVFWELTTVFSYLLIGHHPEKRASRRAAAQALIVTTLGGLAMLVGFIMLGEQAGTYRWSQIAASPPPEGGYLAVALVLVLVGALAKSAIFPFSFWLPSAMAAPTPVSAYLHAAAMVKAGIYLVALLSPVYAGNPWWYWLIVTTGTATMLVGGWAALRQTDLKLLLAYGTVSQLGLLVVVTGAGERGPALAGATMLLAHALFKATLFLVVGIVDRCAGTRDLTELSGLGRRMPAVAVAATLAAASMAGVPPLLGFVGKEAVLEAFAPDPVVLALIVLGSVLTTAYSARFIWGAFAGKPGREPTAAAPVGPVFVLPVGVLALLGLLLGPAAGVVDTVLTPYAGLFGPGDYHLALWHGFTPALGLSLVALVGGAALFLARERVAAVQRRLRAPTDGATSYAQATHLLDRISVEVTGATQRGSLPQYLGIILLVLVTVPGGALLVTRPWTGQWRWYDTPVQIAVAAVLVVAAIATVRAQRRLKAVILAGVTGYCTALMFVLHGAPDLALTQFLVETITIVVFVLVVRRLPIYFSERPLRSSRYARIALGVVVGVVMSGMAMAAVGNRDAAPVSAAYPEQAVEYGGGRNVVNVTLVDIRAWDTMGEISVLVVTATGVASLVFLRPRTGPGPRRVGAATAAGHGGRPGGPSPPARSRRQRIWLRGGATQTPRGRSIIFEVVTRLLFHAILVYSIFLLFSGHNAPGGGFAGGLVAGLALAVRYLAGGRHELNEAAPVDAGLVLGVGLFLAIGAGLSPILVGADVLQSAIVDLHLPVIGDVHLVTSLFFDVGVYLIVVGLVLDILRSLGAEVDRQIARSAEPDVEVDDTPQGRLDRVAGGRS, encoded by the coding sequence GTGCTGGTATTGCTCATCGTCCACCTGGTGACGGCGCTCGTGGCGCCGGTGCTGGTCCGCTGGTGGGGTCCGCGTGCCTGCTACCTGCTGGCCGCCGCGCCCGGTGCCGCCGCCGGCTGGGCACTGGCCAACACCGGTGCGGTTCGCGACGGTGCCACGCTCGACGAGACGTACCGGTGGGTGCCGCAGCTCGGCCTCGACCTGACGTTTCGGGTCGGCACCCTGTCCTGGCTCATGGTGCTGCTGGTCGGCGGCGTCGGAGCCCTGGTCCTGATCTACTGCGCCCGTTACTTCGCGCCGGGTGAGCCCGGCCTCGGCCGATTCACCGCGAACTTCGTCGGATTCGCCGGAGCCATGCTCGGTCTGGTCCTCGCCGACGACCTGATCCTGCTCTACGTCTTCTGGGAGCTGACCACCGTCTTCTCCTACCTGTTGATCGGCCACCACCCGGAGAAGCGGGCCAGCCGCCGGGCCGCGGCCCAGGCGCTGATCGTGACCACCCTGGGCGGCCTGGCGATGCTCGTCGGGTTCATCATGCTCGGCGAGCAGGCCGGCACCTACCGCTGGTCGCAGATCGCGGCCAGCCCACCGCCGGAGGGCGGCTACCTGGCCGTCGCGCTGGTGCTGGTCCTCGTCGGTGCGCTGGCCAAGTCGGCGATCTTCCCGTTCAGCTTCTGGCTGCCCTCGGCGATGGCCGCGCCCACCCCGGTCAGCGCCTACCTGCACGCCGCCGCCATGGTGAAGGCCGGCATCTACCTGGTGGCCCTGTTGTCACCGGTGTACGCGGGCAACCCCTGGTGGTACTGGTTGATCGTCACCACCGGCACCGCCACCATGCTGGTCGGCGGCTGGGCGGCGCTGCGCCAGACCGACCTCAAGCTGCTGCTGGCGTACGGGACCGTGAGCCAGCTCGGTCTGCTGGTGGTGGTGACCGGCGCGGGTGAACGCGGCCCGGCGCTGGCCGGGGCGACGATGCTGCTCGCCCACGCCCTGTTCAAGGCGACCCTGTTCCTGGTGGTCGGCATCGTCGACCGGTGCGCCGGCACCCGCGACCTCACCGAGCTGAGCGGGCTGGGTCGACGGATGCCGGCGGTCGCGGTGGCCGCCACGCTCGCCGCCGCGTCGATGGCCGGGGTGCCGCCGCTGCTCGGCTTCGTCGGCAAGGAGGCGGTGCTGGAGGCGTTCGCCCCGGACCCGGTCGTGTTGGCGCTGATCGTCCTCGGCTCGGTGCTCACCACCGCGTACAGTGCCCGGTTCATCTGGGGCGCGTTCGCCGGCAAGCCCGGTCGGGAGCCGACCGCCGCCGCGCCGGTCGGCCCGGTGTTCGTGCTGCCGGTCGGCGTACTGGCGCTGCTCGGTCTGCTGCTCGGGCCGGCGGCCGGCGTCGTCGACACGGTGCTCACCCCGTACGCCGGGCTGTTCGGTCCGGGTGACTACCACCTGGCGCTGTGGCACGGGTTCACCCCCGCGCTCGGGCTGTCCCTGGTCGCGCTCGTCGGCGGCGCCGCGCTGTTCCTGGCCCGGGAACGGGTGGCCGCCGTGCAGCGGCGGCTGCGGGCGCCGACCGACGGGGCGACCAGTTACGCCCAGGCGACCCACCTGCTGGACCGGATCTCGGTGGAGGTCACCGGTGCCACCCAGCGCGGATCGCTGCCGCAGTACCTCGGCATCATCCTGCTGGTGCTGGTCACCGTGCCCGGTGGAGCGTTGCTGGTGACCCGGCCGTGGACCGGGCAGTGGCGCTGGTACGACACGCCGGTGCAGATCGCGGTGGCCGCTGTCCTGGTGGTCGCCGCGATCGCCACGGTCCGGGCGCAACGCCGACTGAAGGCCGTCATCCTGGCCGGAGTGACCGGGTACTGCACCGCGTTGATGTTCGTCCTGCACGGCGCACCCGACCTGGCGCTCACCCAGTTCCTCGTCGAGACGATCACCATCGTGGTGTTCGTCCTGGTGGTCCGTCGGCTGCCGATCTACTTCTCGGAACGTCCACTGCGTTCCAGCCGGTACGCGCGGATCGCCCTCGGCGTCGTCGTCGGCGTGGTGATGTCCGGCATGGCGATGGCGGCGGTCGGCAACCGGGACGCGGCACCCGTCTCGGCGGCCTACCCCGAACAGGCGGTGGAGTACGGCGGCGGGCGCAACGTGGTGAACGTGACGCTGGTCGACATCCGGGCCTGGGACACCATGGGGGAGATCTCGGTGCTGGTCGTCACGGCGACCGGCGTGGCCAGCCTGGTGTTCCTGCGGCCGCGTACCGGTCCGGGCCCACGCCGGGTCGGCGCCGCGACCGCGGCCGGCCACGGTGGTCGGCCGGGCGGCCCGTCCCCGCCGGCCCGGTCCCGGCGCCAGCGGATCTGGCTACGGGGCGGCGCGACCCAGACCCCGCGGGGCCGGTCGATCATCTTCGAGGTCGTCACCCGGCTGCTGTTCCACGCCATCCTGGTCTACTCGATATTCCTGCTCTTCTCCGGCCACAACGCGCCCGGTGGCGGGTTCGCCGGCGGGCTGGTGGCCGGGCTGGCGCTGGCGGTGCGCTATCTCGCCGGTGGCCGCCACGAACTCAACGAGGCGGCACCGGTGGACGCCGGGTTGGTGCTGGGCGTCGGTCTGTTCCTGGCGATCGGGGCCGGGCTGAGCCCGATCCTGGTCGGCGCCGACGTGCTGCAGAGCGCCATCGTGGACCTGCACCTGCCGGTGATCGGCGACGTCCACCTGGTCACCTCGCTCTTCTTCGACGTGGGCGTCTACCTGATCGTGGTGGGTCTGGTCCTGGACATCCTGCGCAGCCTCGGTGCCGAGGTCGACCGGCAGATCGCGCGGTCCGCCGAACCGGACGTCGAGGTGGACGACACCCCGCAGGGCAGGCTCGACCGGGTCGCCGGAGGAAGGAGCTGA